A part of Desulfofundulus salinus genomic DNA contains:
- a CDS encoding chemotaxis protein CheD: MEPAKAASDPVEIQVGIADYKIGRDPARLITLGLGSCVGVSLYDPVLKLGGLLHLMLPDSTQFSNVTKPAKFADLGIPLLIDEMKKRGAQLSRLQAKLVGGAQMFSGLDNKMVLNIGQRNVEKARALLKDAGIPILAEEVGGNRGRTMIFDTSNGKVSIRMLGSKLKVI, encoded by the coding sequence ATGGAGCCGGCCAAAGCCGCCAGCGACCCTGTGGAAATACAGGTCGGCATAGCCGACTATAAAATCGGCAGGGACCCGGCCCGGCTGATTACCCTGGGCCTGGGTTCCTGCGTGGGAGTCAGCCTCTACGATCCCGTGCTCAAACTGGGCGGGCTTTTACACCTGATGCTCCCCGACAGCACCCAGTTCAGCAACGTCACCAAGCCGGCGAAATTTGCAGACCTGGGTATACCGCTACTGATCGACGAAATGAAAAAACGCGGCGCCCAATTGTCCCGCCTGCAGGCCAAGCTGGTGGGGGGGGCCCAGATGTTCTCCGGCCTGGACAACAAAATGGTTTTGAATATCGGGCAGCGCAATGTGGAAAAAGCCCGGGCGTTGCTAAAGGACGCAGGTATTCCCATCCTGGCGGAAGAAGTGGGAGGCAACCGGGGACGGACCATGATTTTCGACACCAGCAACGGCAAGGTGAGCATCCGTATGCTGGGGAGCAAATTGAAGGTGATCTGA
- a CDS encoding CheR family methyltransferase produces MDFARFKEMIRQHFRLDLNSYKETQLKRRLDAYLLRRHLPDYGALFHSLKNDPGAYQSFLDYLTINVSEFFRDPERFRELESVILPALLKEKRTLKIWSAACAAGAEPYSVAIILDELTPGHPHHLEATDIDQNILVKAKEGRYPPEVVRNVSPQRLARFFTRENGSFIINENIRRRVAFRRHDLLNDPFGQGYDLILCRNVTIYFTREAQDRLNEKLARALAPGGVLFIGGSEMIFNYQELGLEKLRTCFYRKRRSKGGGF; encoded by the coding sequence ATGGATTTTGCCCGGTTCAAGGAAATGATACGCCAGCACTTTCGCCTGGACCTGAACAGCTATAAGGAAACCCAGTTGAAAAGGCGCCTGGATGCCTATCTGCTGCGGCGCCATCTTCCTGACTACGGCGCTTTGTTCCATAGTCTCAAAAACGACCCCGGAGCCTACCAGTCATTTCTGGATTATCTAACCATAAACGTGTCGGAATTTTTCCGGGACCCGGAAAGGTTCCGGGAGCTGGAAAGCGTTATTTTACCCGCCCTTTTAAAAGAAAAAAGAACGCTGAAAATATGGAGCGCCGCCTGCGCGGCGGGCGCCGAGCCTTACTCGGTGGCCATCATCCTGGATGAACTTACCCCGGGACACCCGCACCACCTGGAGGCTACGGATATAGATCAAAACATCCTGGTCAAAGCAAAGGAAGGCCGGTATCCTCCCGAGGTTGTACGCAACGTAAGCCCGCAGCGGCTGGCCCGGTTTTTCACCCGGGAAAATGGTTCTTTTATCATTAATGAAAATATCCGCCGGCGGGTGGCCTTCCGGCGCCACGACCTGCTGAACGATCCCTTCGGCCAGGGCTATGACCTGATCCTGTGCCGCAACGTAACCATTTATTTCACCCGGGAAGCCCAGGACAGGCTGAACGAGAAACTTGCCCGGGCCCTGGCCCCGGGAGGGGTACTGTTTATTGGAGGAAGCGAGATGATTTTTAATTATCAGGAACTGGGGCTGGAAAAATTGCGCACCTGTTTTTACCGCAAGCGGCGGTCAAAGGGGGGGGGCTTTTGA
- a CDS encoding chemotaxis protein CheC, producing MSYRHLSPVELDALKEIGNIGLGNAVTSLAQLINRRVNMRVPRSSFLPFEEMIELVGGYEELVGCVSLRVLGDAPGIVLYIFDGESTLHLVDMLMGLPVGTTGELDEMAQSAIKEIGNVLTGSFVSAISMMTGLNMVTTVPLFAFDMLGAVLTSLMVAAGRVEDQVLVIETELFHDEETLIKGHFFLLTEPGAIDRLMAALGFNEGQSS from the coding sequence TTGAGCTACAGGCATCTTTCACCGGTGGAACTGGACGCCCTTAAAGAAATCGGCAATATCGGGCTGGGCAACGCCGTAACTTCCCTCGCCCAGCTGATTAACCGGCGGGTGAACATGCGCGTGCCCCGCAGCAGCTTTCTGCCCTTTGAAGAAATGATTGAGCTGGTGGGGGGCTACGAGGAGCTGGTGGGGTGCGTGAGCCTGCGGGTGCTGGGCGATGCGCCGGGAATAGTCTTATATATTTTTGACGGGGAAAGCACCCTCCACCTGGTGGACATGCTCATGGGGCTGCCGGTGGGGACGACCGGGGAACTGGACGAAATGGCCCAGTCTGCAATTAAGGAAATCGGCAACGTACTCACCGGTTCCTTTGTCAGTGCCATCAGCATGATGACCGGCCTGAACATGGTCACAACCGTGCCGTTGTTTGCCTTCGACATGCTGGGGGCGGTTCTGACTTCCCTGATGGTGGCCGCCGGCAGGGTGGAAGACCAGGTGCTGGTTATTGAAACCGAGCTATTCCACGATGAGGAAACATTGATTAAAGGGCACTTTTTCCTGCTCACCGAACCGGGTGCCATCGACCGGCTGATGGCCGCTCTCGGTTTCAACGAAGGGCAGAGCTCTTAA
- a CDS encoding response regulator, producing MGKRILVVDDAAFMRMMIKNIVTKNGYEVAGEAENGKQAVEMYVELKPDVVTMDITMPEMDGIEAVKAIRAVDPNANIIMCSAMGQQAMVMDAIQAGARDFVVKPFQQDRLLQAIERVLSRSRK from the coding sequence TTGGGTAAAAGGATCCTGGTGGTGGACGACGCCGCCTTCATGCGCATGATGATTAAAAACATCGTTACCAAAAACGGCTATGAAGTGGCGGGGGAAGCAGAAAACGGTAAGCAGGCCGTAGAAATGTATGTAGAATTAAAACCCGACGTGGTCACCATGGACATCACCATGCCCGAGATGGACGGCATTGAGGCGGTGAAGGCCATCCGGGCCGTCGATCCCAACGCCAACATCATCATGTGCAGCGCCATGGGCCAGCAGGCCATGGTCATGGACGCCATCCAGGCCGGGGCCAGGGATTTCGTCGTCAAGCCTTTCCAGCAGGACCGTCTCCTGCAGGCCATTGAGCGGGTGCTGTCCCGTTCCCGCAAGTAA